A window of Microbacterium luteolum contains these coding sequences:
- a CDS encoding FAD-dependent oxidoreductase, with the protein MPKALIIGGGVAGPATALFLHRAGWQVEIFEARSAPAPYGGLFLNVATNGLAVLDELGLRDRLVSDGHLSPHMVMLSGRGARLGVVPNGPAGDPARGSVVVRRAWLHEVLREAITDAGIPLAFDARLDRVEETPDAVVAHFADGRSVRGDVLIGADGVGSIVRTAIDPKAPAPAPSGLISVGGFSRVPGLAPTPGEQYMVFGAKSFFGYLVRDDGTAYWFANVTAPALGRAETRAMTDEDWLTRLRDLHAYDPYPVPQILEHVEGEIGAYPLSDLTHVPHWHRGRLVLVGDAVHATSPSAGQGASLALEDAIVLARHLRDAADHEQAFAAYEHDRRPRAEEVVKYARAVNRNKRVTKSRLGIALRDAMLPRFLRSASSDTRNDHLYNHVVRW; encoded by the coding sequence ATGCCCAAGGCGCTCATCATCGGGGGCGGCGTCGCCGGTCCCGCCACGGCACTCTTCCTCCACCGTGCGGGATGGCAGGTGGAGATCTTCGAGGCGCGGAGCGCGCCGGCGCCGTACGGCGGGCTCTTCCTCAATGTGGCCACCAACGGCCTCGCGGTGCTCGACGAGCTCGGTCTGCGCGACCGGCTCGTGTCGGACGGGCACCTCAGCCCGCACATGGTGATGCTCAGCGGGCGGGGAGCGCGGCTCGGCGTGGTCCCGAACGGACCCGCCGGGGACCCGGCGCGCGGCAGCGTCGTCGTGCGACGCGCCTGGCTGCACGAGGTGCTGCGCGAGGCGATCACGGATGCCGGCATCCCCCTCGCGTTCGATGCGCGGCTGGACCGCGTCGAGGAGACGCCGGATGCCGTGGTCGCGCACTTCGCCGACGGTCGCAGCGTCCGCGGCGACGTGCTCATCGGCGCCGACGGCGTGGGATCGATCGTGCGGACGGCCATCGATCCGAAGGCACCGGCCCCCGCTCCGAGCGGGCTGATCAGCGTCGGCGGCTTCTCCCGCGTGCCGGGTCTCGCGCCGACGCCCGGCGAGCAGTACATGGTGTTCGGCGCGAAGTCCTTCTTCGGCTACCTGGTGCGCGACGACGGCACCGCCTACTGGTTCGCCAACGTGACGGCGCCGGCGCTCGGGCGTGCGGAGACTCGCGCGATGACGGACGAGGACTGGCTGACGCGATTGCGCGACCTGCATGCCTACGACCCCTATCCGGTGCCCCAGATCCTCGAGCATGTGGAGGGGGAGATCGGCGCCTATCCGCTCTCCGATCTCACGCACGTCCCGCACTGGCATCGAGGGCGACTGGTCCTCGTCGGAGATGCCGTGCACGCGACCTCGCCCAGTGCAGGACAGGGCGCCTCCCTCGCGCTGGAAGACGCGATCGTGCTCGCCAGGCACCTGCGCGACGCCGCAGACCACGAGCAGGCCTTCGCCGCCTACGAGCACGACCGGCGGCCACGCGCAGAAGAGGTCGTGAAGTACGCGCGAGCCGTCAACCGGAACAAGCGGGTCACGAAGTCCCGGCTCGGCATCGCCCTCCGTGATGCGATGCTGCCGAGGTTCCTGCGCAGCGCCTCCTCGGACACCCGCAACGATCATCTCTACAACCACGTCGTCCGCTGGTGA
- a CDS encoding cation:proton antiporter gives MDAEIFYVIVGAVAVAAVARWRGWPAPLLVTIVALAASFLPFVPEVDIDGHLLLNLVLPPLLYSAALDVSFVGFKRSLPQIRRLGVTLVLLTALAVGFVAWWIFPALTLPGALLLGAIVAPPDAVSAAAIGRKLGLPRRIMTVLSGESLINDATSLTLYRVFAAILAGATLTVWDGIWQFLLAVVVGVVVGLVFGIVLHQLRMRISDPVVIGTFGLLAPFGAYAIAEHLLGSGVLAVVAMGLYVGFNAPRTDYTTRQQEKPLWLSADLLLESFVFAYIGLQFPRVLRDLGSESVGHILLLSGAVLLVVLVVRPLYVYPTSAWSNFQDRRRLARMDRGIASGDFDKRREQSSRWSRYSAEELRSQIVRERMAGLQLTWKDNAVISWAGMRGVVTLATALAAADLASLDSDASHAIVVVAFIVTVATLLLQGLTLPMLIRGLGIASDVDQAEDEKALEAVKEKSRAAGKAFLAEKRLEWEATHGQVDMPLFDAFTKRMTRVEKDTDEAQRVGDAANQPSYEDLVALSRGWLQVRRDILLAERDAGNLDEEVMRELLTAMDAEELALDTRGATREQGRA, from the coding sequence ATGGATGCCGAGATCTTCTACGTGATCGTCGGAGCCGTCGCCGTGGCGGCGGTCGCGAGATGGCGCGGGTGGCCCGCGCCGCTGCTGGTCACGATCGTGGCGCTCGCCGCGTCGTTCCTGCCGTTCGTGCCCGAGGTCGACATCGACGGGCACCTGCTGCTGAACCTCGTGCTGCCTCCGCTGCTGTACTCGGCGGCGCTCGACGTCTCGTTCGTCGGGTTCAAGCGCAGCCTGCCGCAGATCCGCCGCCTCGGCGTCACGCTCGTGCTGCTCACCGCGCTCGCGGTCGGCTTCGTGGCATGGTGGATCTTCCCGGCGCTGACGCTGCCCGGGGCGCTGCTGCTCGGCGCGATCGTCGCCCCGCCGGATGCCGTCTCGGCGGCGGCGATCGGCCGCAAGCTCGGACTCCCTCGGCGCATCATGACCGTGCTGTCCGGTGAGAGCCTGATCAACGATGCGACCTCGCTGACGCTGTACCGCGTGTTCGCCGCGATCCTCGCCGGGGCGACCCTGACGGTGTGGGACGGCATCTGGCAATTCCTGCTCGCGGTCGTGGTCGGCGTCGTGGTCGGCCTCGTCTTCGGCATCGTGCTGCATCAGCTGCGCATGCGGATCAGCGACCCCGTCGTGATCGGCACCTTCGGGCTGCTGGCCCCGTTCGGCGCGTACGCGATCGCGGAGCACCTGCTCGGATCCGGCGTGCTCGCGGTCGTCGCGATGGGCCTCTACGTCGGCTTCAACGCCCCCCGCACCGACTACACCACCCGGCAGCAGGAGAAGCCGCTGTGGCTCTCGGCCGACCTGCTGCTGGAGAGCTTCGTGTTCGCGTACATCGGACTGCAGTTCCCCCGCGTGCTCCGAGATCTCGGGAGCGAGTCGGTGGGGCACATCCTGCTCCTCTCCGGCGCGGTGCTGCTGGTCGTGCTCGTCGTGCGCCCGCTGTACGTCTACCCGACCAGCGCCTGGTCGAATTTCCAGGACCGCCGGCGCCTCGCCCGCATGGATCGCGGCATCGCCTCGGGGGATTTCGACAAGCGCCGAGAGCAGTCCTCGCGCTGGAGCCGGTACAGCGCGGAGGAGCTGCGGTCACAGATCGTGCGCGAGCGGATGGCGGGACTCCAGCTCACGTGGAAGGACAACGCGGTCATCTCGTGGGCCGGGATGCGCGGGGTCGTCACGCTCGCGACAGCGCTCGCCGCCGCCGACCTCGCGTCCCTGGACTCGGACGCCTCGCACGCGATCGTGGTCGTGGCCTTCATCGTGACGGTCGCGACGCTGCTGCTGCAGGGGCTGACGCTGCCGATGCTCATCCGCGGACTCGGCATCGCGAGCGACGTCGACCAGGCCGAGGACGAGAAGGCGCTCGAGGCGGTGAAGGAGAAGAGCCGTGCCGCCGGCAAGGCGTTCCTCGCCGAGAAGCGCCTCGAGTGGGAGGCGACGCACGGGCAGGTCGACATGCCCCTCTTCGACGCCTTCACGAAGCGGATGACCCGGGTCGAGAAGGACACCGACGAGGCGCAGCGCGTCGGGGATGCCGCGAACCAGCCCTCCTACGAGGATCTGGTCGCGCTCTCCCGGGGCTGGCTGCAGGTGCGGCGCGACATCCTCCTGGCGGAGCGCGACGCCGGCAACCTCGACGAAGAGGTGATGCGCGAGCTGCTCACCGCGATGGATGCCGAGGAGCTCGCGCTCGACACCCGCGGCGCCACGCGCGAGCAGGGTCGCGCGTAG
- a CDS encoding dicarboxylate/amino acid:cation symporter, with protein MSTTARAQKAPDTRGPVRKLLTSFGFQILAALVLGIAGGLLARQLGATPDNPNGLSATLDTIGSSYVTLLRAAVVPLIFTAIVASISNLRRVQNAARLAGQTLLWFAITAFIAVTIGIVLGLVIQPGSKAGEGLTPGEPYTVGTWWNFLLGLIPQNFLGLGASTQVDLETGSATSSISFNILQVIVVAAAVGIAALKAGKKAEPFLAFTESLLKVIQRVLWWIIRIAPLGTFGLIGAAVVEYGWEKLASLAWFAAAIYIGLALVIFVVYPILVKTHGLSIKQYFSGVWPAVQLAFVSRSSIGTLPLTERVTERNLGVPRSYASFAVPFGATTKMDGCAAIYPAIAAIFVAQFFGIELNFVQYLLIVIVSVVGSAATAGTTGATVMLTLTLSTLGLPLEGVGLLLAIDPILDMGRTAVNVAGQALVPTIVAKREGILDEELYNAPREGLPFADDNDADDAPEADAVTDKEPVGSR; from the coding sequence ATGAGCACTACCGCACGCGCCCAGAAGGCGCCTGACACCCGCGGACCGGTCCGGAAGCTGCTGACCTCGTTCGGCTTCCAGATCCTCGCCGCCCTCGTCCTCGGCATCGCCGGCGGCCTCCTCGCCCGCCAGCTCGGCGCGACCCCGGACAACCCGAACGGCCTGTCCGCGACACTCGACACGATCGGCAGCTCGTACGTGACGCTGCTGCGCGCCGCCGTCGTCCCGCTGATCTTCACGGCCATCGTGGCGAGCATCTCGAACCTGCGTCGCGTGCAGAACGCCGCGCGCCTCGCCGGCCAGACGCTGCTGTGGTTCGCGATCACCGCGTTCATCGCCGTGACCATCGGCATCGTCCTCGGCCTCGTCATCCAGCCGGGCTCGAAGGCCGGCGAGGGCCTCACGCCCGGTGAGCCGTACACGGTCGGCACGTGGTGGAACTTCCTCCTCGGCCTCATCCCGCAGAACTTCCTCGGCCTCGGTGCGAGCACGCAGGTCGATCTCGAGACCGGCAGCGCGACCTCCAGCATCAGCTTCAACATCCTGCAGGTCATCGTCGTGGCCGCTGCGGTGGGCATCGCCGCCCTCAAGGCCGGCAAGAAGGCCGAGCCGTTCCTCGCGTTCACCGAGTCGCTGCTCAAGGTGATCCAGCGTGTGCTGTGGTGGATCATCCGCATCGCACCGCTCGGCACGTTCGGTCTGATCGGCGCCGCGGTCGTCGAGTACGGCTGGGAGAAGCTCGCGTCGCTCGCCTGGTTCGCCGCCGCGATCTACATCGGCCTCGCGCTCGTGATCTTCGTGGTCTACCCGATCCTGGTGAAGACGCACGGCCTGTCCATCAAGCAGTACTTCTCGGGCGTCTGGCCCGCCGTGCAGCTGGCCTTCGTCAGCCGCTCGTCGATCGGCACGCTGCCGCTGACCGAGCGCGTGACCGAGCGCAACCTCGGCGTGCCCCGCTCGTACGCCTCGTTCGCCGTGCCGTTCGGTGCGACCACGAAGATGGACGGCTGCGCAGCGATCTACCCGGCCATCGCCGCGATCTTCGTCGCGCAGTTCTTCGGCATCGAGCTGAACTTCGTGCAGTACCTGCTGATCGTGATCGTCTCGGTCGTCGGCTCGGCGGCCACCGCGGGCACGACCGGCGCGACCGTCATGCTCACGCTCACGCTGTCGACCCTGGGCCTGCCGCTCGAGGGCGTCGGCCTGCTGCTCGCGATCGACCCGATCCTCGACATGGGCCGCACCGCGGTCAACGTCGCCGGTCAGGCGCTCGTGCCGACGATCGTCGCCAAGCGCGAGGGCATCCTCGACGAGGAGCTCTACAACGCGCCGCGCGAGGGCCTGCCCTTCGCCGACGACAACGACGCCGACGACGCCCCCGAGGCGGATGCCGTCACCGACAAGGAGCCGGTCGGCTCGCGCTGA
- a CDS encoding YbjQ family protein, with product MFIVTTNDVPGYRITQVLGEVMGLTVRSTDFGQSFTAGFRSLGGGEIPEYTQVMYESRQVVMGRMWAEAQQRGANAIVAMRFDTGSIGNFSEVCGYGTAVVVEALAAASAPPTTPPAV from the coding sequence ATGTTCATCGTGACCACGAACGACGTGCCCGGATACCGCATCACGCAGGTGCTCGGCGAGGTCATGGGCCTCACGGTCCGCTCGACCGATTTCGGACAGAGCTTCACCGCCGGATTCCGATCGCTGGGCGGCGGCGAGATCCCCGAGTACACGCAGGTCATGTACGAGAGTCGCCAGGTGGTGATGGGCCGGATGTGGGCCGAGGCGCAGCAGCGCGGGGCCAACGCGATCGTCGCGATGCGCTTCGACACCGGGTCCATCGGCAACTTCAGCGAGGTGTGCGGCTACGGCACCGCGGTCGTCGTGGAGGCGCTCGCCGCGGCATCCGCGCCTCCGACGACCCCGCCCGCCGTCTGA
- a CDS encoding helix-turn-helix domain-containing protein, which produces MSPAENAEEFTGIHCRLDELLAERGMTLTELSGLVGVSIVNLSVLKNDRARAIRYSTLRAICDALDCEVGELLVLAPR; this is translated from the coding sequence GTGAGCCCGGCCGAGAACGCCGAGGAGTTCACCGGCATCCACTGCCGGCTCGACGAGCTGCTCGCCGAGCGCGGGATGACGCTCACCGAGCTGAGCGGGCTGGTCGGGGTGAGCATCGTGAACCTGTCGGTGCTGAAGAACGACCGCGCTCGCGCGATCCGGTACTCCACGCTGCGGGCGATCTGCGACGCCCTCGACTGCGAGGTCGGCGAGCTGCTGGTGCTGGCGCCGCGCTGA
- a CDS encoding ATP-dependent Clp protease ATP-binding subunit has translation MFERFTDRARRVVVLAQEEAKMLNHNYIGTEHILLGLIHEGEGVAAKALESLGISLDAVREQVQDIIGQGQQQPTGHIPFTPRAKKVLELSLREALQLGHNYIGTEHILLGLIREGEGVAAQVLVKLGADLNKVRQQVIQLLSGAPGREPASVGAQTNDTPSAQGGSQVLDQFGRNLTQAARDNKLDPVIGREKEAERVMQILSRRSKNNPVLIGEPGVGKTAVVEGLAQAIVKGDVPETLKDKQLYSLDLGSLIAGSRYRGDFEERLKKVTKEIRTRGDIIVFIDEIHTLVGAGAAEGAIDAASILKPLLARGELQTIGATTLDEYRKHFEKDAALERRFQPVQVNEPTLPHTINILKGLRDRYEAHHKVQITDGAIVAAANLADRYVSDRFLPDKAIDLIDEAGARLRLSILSSPPELREFDEKIAKVRELKEVASEEQDFERAASLRDEEKSLLAERLRLEKQWRAGDVATSAVVDEGLIAEVLAQATGIPVFKLTEEESSRLVFMEKALHQRVIGQEEAIAALSKTIRRQRAGLKDPKRPSGSFIFAGPTGVGKTELAKALAEFLFDDEAALISLDMSEFGEKHTVSRLFGAPPGFVGFEEGGQLTEKVRRKPFSVVLFDEIEKAHPDIFNSLLQILEEGRLTDGQGRIVDFKNTVIIMTTNLGARDIAGGPVGFQIEGNDSTSYDRMKGKVNEELKRHFKPEFLNRVDDIIVFPQLSKSELVQIVDLFTKRLGERLLDRDMTIELSQAAKERLIEIGFDPALGARPLRRAMQHEVEDRLSEKILHGELNSGDHVKVDAANGEFLFEHGPRGEKVAVGINTGGAGISGTPDLAVASGE, from the coding sequence ATGTTCGAGAGATTCACGGACCGAGCCCGTCGAGTGGTCGTCCTCGCCCAAGAAGAGGCGAAGATGCTCAACCACAACTACATCGGCACCGAGCACATCCTGCTCGGCCTCATCCACGAGGGCGAGGGCGTCGCCGCCAAGGCGCTCGAAAGTCTCGGCATCTCCCTCGACGCGGTGCGCGAGCAGGTGCAGGACATCATCGGCCAGGGTCAGCAGCAGCCGACCGGCCACATCCCGTTCACGCCCCGCGCCAAGAAGGTGCTCGAGCTGAGCCTCCGCGAGGCCCTGCAGCTCGGCCACAACTACATCGGCACCGAGCACATCCTCCTCGGTCTCATCCGCGAGGGCGAGGGCGTCGCCGCCCAGGTGCTCGTCAAGCTCGGCGCCGACCTCAACAAGGTCCGCCAGCAGGTCATCCAGCTGCTCTCCGGTGCCCCGGGACGCGAGCCGGCATCCGTCGGCGCGCAGACCAACGACACCCCGAGCGCGCAGGGCGGCTCGCAGGTCCTCGACCAGTTCGGTCGCAACCTGACCCAGGCCGCGCGCGACAACAAGCTCGACCCGGTCATCGGACGCGAGAAGGAGGCGGAGCGGGTCATGCAGATCCTCTCCCGCCGCTCCAAGAACAACCCCGTCCTGATCGGCGAGCCCGGCGTCGGCAAGACCGCCGTCGTCGAGGGTCTCGCTCAGGCCATCGTCAAGGGCGATGTCCCCGAGACGCTGAAGGACAAGCAGCTCTACTCGCTCGACCTCGGCTCGCTCATCGCCGGCTCCCGCTACCGCGGAGACTTCGAGGAGCGCCTGAAGAAGGTCACCAAGGAGATCCGCACGCGCGGCGACATCATCGTCTTCATCGACGAGATCCACACCCTCGTGGGTGCGGGTGCCGCCGAGGGCGCGATCGACGCCGCCAGCATCCTGAAGCCGCTGCTCGCCCGCGGTGAGCTCCAGACGATCGGCGCCACTACGCTCGACGAGTACCGCAAGCACTTCGAGAAGGATGCTGCGCTCGAGCGCCGCTTCCAGCCGGTGCAGGTCAACGAGCCGACGCTGCCGCACACGATCAACATCCTCAAGGGCCTCCGCGACCGCTACGAGGCGCACCACAAGGTGCAGATCACCGACGGCGCCATCGTGGCTGCGGCGAACCTCGCCGACCGCTACGTCTCCGACCGGTTCCTGCCCGACAAGGCGATCGACCTGATCGACGAGGCCGGTGCGCGTCTGCGCCTCAGCATCCTGTCGAGCCCGCCCGAGCTGCGAGAGTTCGACGAGAAGATCGCCAAGGTCCGCGAGCTGAAGGAAGTCGCCTCCGAGGAGCAGGACTTCGAGCGGGCGGCCTCGCTCCGCGATGAGGAGAAGAGCCTCCTCGCCGAGCGTCTGCGTCTCGAGAAGCAGTGGCGTGCGGGCGACGTCGCGACCTCCGCGGTCGTCGACGAGGGTCTGATCGCCGAGGTTCTCGCGCAGGCCACCGGCATCCCGGTGTTCAAGCTCACGGAGGAGGAGTCCTCGCGGCTCGTCTTCATGGAGAAGGCCCTGCACCAGCGCGTCATCGGTCAGGAAGAGGCGATCGCCGCCCTCTCCAAGACCATCCGTCGCCAGCGCGCCGGACTCAAGGACCCGAAGCGCCCCTCGGGCTCGTTCATCTTCGCCGGCCCCACGGGCGTCGGAAAGACCGAGCTCGCCAAGGCTCTCGCGGAGTTCCTGTTCGACGACGAGGCCGCACTGATCTCGCTCGACATGAGCGAGTTCGGCGAGAAGCACACCGTGTCGCGTCTGTTCGGTGCCCCTCCCGGATTCGTCGGATTCGAAGAGGGCGGCCAGCTCACCGAGAAGGTGCGCCGCAAGCCGTTCAGCGTGGTTCTCTTCGACGAGATCGAGAAGGCCCACCCGGACATCTTCAACTCGCTGCTGCAGATCCTGGAAGAGGGTCGTCTCACCGACGGTCAGGGTCGGATCGTGGACTTCAAGAACACGGTCATCATCATGACCACCAACCTCGGCGCGCGCGACATCGCCGGCGGCCCGGTGGGCTTCCAGATCGAGGGCAACGACTCGACCAGCTACGACCGGATGAAGGGCAAGGTCAACGAAGAGCTCAAGCGGCACTTCAAGCCCGAGTTCCTGAACCGTGTCGACGACATCATCGTGTTCCCGCAGCTCTCCAAGAGCGAGCTGGTGCAGATCGTGGATCTGTTCACCAAGCGCCTCGGCGAGCGTCTGCTGGACCGCGACATGACGATCGAGCTGTCGCAGGCGGCGAAGGAGCGTCTCATCGAGATCGGCTTCGACCCGGCTCTCGGCGCTCGTCCGCTGCGTCGCGCGATGCAGCACGAGGTCGAGGACCGTCTGTCCGAGAAGATCCTGCACGGCGAGCTCAACTCCGGCGACCACGTCAAGGTGGATGCCGCGAACGGCGAGTTCCTGTTCGAGCACGGTCCGCGCGGTGAGAAGGTGGCGGTCGGCATCAACACCGGCGGCGCCGGTATCAGCGGCACCCCCGATCTGGCGGTCGCCAGCGGGGAGTGA
- a CDS encoding aldehyde dehydrogenase family protein, whose protein sequence is MTHWEPGAADGRIYSGGWREPRGGTLAVISPGDGSTVGMVGIADADDVEQAGRAAVAAQREWALASYRTRAGVLRRAADALREIRADVEHVLIRESGSLPTKAAHEVGKAIDELVEAASLVTMSQGEVLPVEDPSTLGIARRIPVGVVGVIAPWNAPLMLAIRSVAPAIALGNAVIVKPDVKTPFSGGAVMAEIFERAGLPDGVLHILPGGPETGEAVVRSPHTDVISFTGSSSAGRRVGEVAGGLLKRVILELGGNNAFIVMADADLDLAVASGIGGSFRHQGQICMATGRHLVHESIADEYVERLGAAAAAMRLGDPLAEGTTLGPLITTAQAERVQGIVDAAVDGGARIVHGGTHDGVFYRPTVLDGVDAANAAFRSEIFGPVAPVTRFSTAEEALELANASDYGLSAAIHTRDIARGLGFASRLRAGMVAINGQTIYDAAHIPMGGIGASGNGGRHGGHWNLDEFTYWQWVTVPTISD, encoded by the coding sequence ATGACGCACTGGGAGCCTGGCGCCGCCGACGGACGGATCTACTCCGGGGGCTGGCGTGAGCCGCGCGGAGGAACGCTCGCGGTGATCTCGCCGGGCGACGGCAGCACCGTCGGCATGGTCGGGATCGCCGACGCGGACGACGTCGAGCAGGCCGGTCGCGCCGCGGTCGCCGCGCAGCGGGAATGGGCGCTCGCGTCGTACCGCACCAGGGCGGGCGTCCTCCGCCGGGCCGCGGACGCGCTGCGGGAGATCCGCGCCGACGTCGAGCACGTCCTGATCCGGGAAAGCGGATCGCTGCCGACGAAGGCCGCGCATGAGGTCGGCAAGGCGATCGACGAGCTGGTCGAGGCCGCGAGCCTGGTGACGATGTCGCAGGGTGAAGTGCTCCCCGTCGAGGACCCGTCGACCCTGGGGATCGCCCGGCGCATCCCCGTGGGCGTCGTCGGCGTGATCGCCCCGTGGAACGCGCCCCTGATGCTCGCCATCCGCTCGGTCGCTCCGGCGATCGCGCTCGGCAATGCCGTGATCGTGAAGCCGGACGTCAAGACCCCCTTCTCCGGCGGCGCCGTGATGGCCGAGATCTTCGAACGCGCGGGCCTGCCGGACGGAGTCCTGCACATCCTCCCGGGCGGTCCCGAGACCGGCGAGGCCGTCGTCCGCTCCCCGCACACCGACGTCATCTCGTTCACCGGATCTTCCTCGGCGGGTCGACGCGTGGGAGAGGTCGCCGGCGGGCTCCTGAAACGAGTGATCCTCGAACTCGGCGGAAACAACGCCTTCATCGTGATGGCCGATGCCGACCTCGATCTGGCCGTGGCCTCCGGCATCGGCGGATCATTCCGCCATCAGGGCCAGATCTGCATGGCGACGGGGCGTCATCTCGTTCACGAGAGCATCGCCGACGAGTACGTCGAACGACTCGGCGCGGCGGCCGCGGCGATGCGTCTCGGCGACCCTCTCGCCGAGGGCACCACGCTCGGCCCTCTCATCACGACCGCGCAGGCGGAACGCGTGCAGGGGATCGTGGATGCCGCCGTCGACGGCGGAGCCCGGATCGTGCACGGGGGCACACACGACGGCGTGTTCTACCGGCCGACGGTGCTCGACGGAGTGGATGCGGCCAACGCGGCGTTCCGCAGCGAGATCTTCGGCCCCGTGGCACCGGTGACCCGATTCTCCACCGCCGAAGAGGCACTGGAGCTCGCGAACGCGAGCGATTACGGGCTGTCCGCGGCGATCCACACCCGGGACATCGCGCGCGGACTCGGCTTCGCCTCCCGGCTGCGCGCGGGCATGGTGGCGATCAACGGCCAGACGATCTACGACGCCGCGCACATCCCGATGGGCGGGATCGGCGCCTCCGGCAACGGCGGACGACACGGCGGCCATTGGAACCTGGACGAGTTCACCTACTGGCAGTGGGTGACGGTCCCGACGATCTCAGACTGA